GTTTTAAAATTATTAAATGATGAAACCCTGAATTATGAATTTCGTCTGTTTCAGGATGATCTCAAAGGATATGGGGACGATTATGAGGGAAAGCTGGATGAAAACGGCGCTTTGGTAAAGGGCAGCAATAAAAAGCTCGGGGCTACTGAGTTTTTGATGAAGTTTACTTTGACCGGAGTGATTGTTTATCCCTGCGCCCGCTGTCTTACACCCACCCCCGTTAGCAGTGTCTTTGAATTCGAGGACACAATCGAAACGGACCCGGGTACGGAGACCATTGATATGGTGCCCTATGTTGAGGAGTGTCTCTTTATCAACGAGCCGTTTAAGGTTTTGTGTGACGAAGACTGTAAGGGGTTATGTCCAAGTTGTGGAGCAAACTTAAATCAAGAACAATGCAGTTGCGGGGATGACTCGGATATTGATCCGAGGATGGAAGCCCTTAAAAAGCTACTGTAAGATGTGACTTAAACATAGGAGGTGTAAAAGATGGCAGTACCAAAGAGTAAAATTTCTAAATCTAGAAGAGACAAGAGAAGAACACATTACAAACTGAATATCCCTGGTATGAGCGTATGCCCAAAATGTGGTGAAATCAAATTACCACACCGCGTATGCAAATCCTGCGGAACCTATAAAGATGTAAATGTAATGATTGAAGACTAAACAGAGTTCCGACTCTGTTTTTTCTCTATACGGAGTTATTTTTAGGAAGGTGTTAACGTGAATATATTCGTCGATGCAATGGGCGGCGACAACGCGCCGGTCGAGATTGTCAAAGGCGCAGTGGACGCAGTCAAGGAATACGGTGTGGCCCTCACCCTTGTGGGTAAGGAGGACATCGTAAAGCAGGAGCTGGCAAAATATACCTATCCACAGGATAAGATAAAGGTGCTCCACGCGCAGACCGTCATCGGTTTTGACGAGGAGCCGGCAATGGCGATCCGCAGAAAAGAGGATTCCTCGCTGGTGGTGGCCTTAAACGCAATGAAGGGCGATCCTGACAGTGTGCTCATTTCAGCGGGCAGCACAGGCGCGCTGCTTTCCGGCGGGCTTCTTAAACTGGGAAGGATCAAGGGGATCAAGCGTCCGGCGCTGGCGGCTGCGCTGCCAAAGGACGGCGGCGTGGTGCTGCTCATTGATACCGGGGCCAATGCAGACTGCAAGTCCGAGTATCTGGAACAGTTCGCCATGCTGGGACATGTCTATTTTGAGAGCGTTTTGGGTAAAAAGAATCCTAAGGTGGGCCTGGTCAACATTGGCTCTGAGGAGGAAAAGGGCAGCATCATGGTCAAGGAAGCTTACCAGCTGCTTAAAAACAGTGACCTGAATTTTGTGGGCAATGTCGAAGCCCGGGATATTCCCACGACCGATGTGGATATACTGGTGTGCGACGGCTTTACAGGCAACATTGTGCTCAAGCTGCTCGAGGGCCTGTCCAGCTACCTGATGAAAGGGATCAAAAAATCCATCATGGGCTCTGCCAAGGGCAAGATCGGCGGGGCGCTCATCAAAAACGACCTGAAACAGTTCAAGAAGCAGTTTGACTCAGACGAAGCCGGCGGAGCACCGTTTTTGGGCGTGAAGGGCGGCATCATCAAGGCCCACGGCAGCAGTGGCGCCTATGCCATCAAAAACGCCATTAACCAGAGCATTAAGTTTATTGACAATGATGTTCTGGGCAAAATCACTGCCAAACTACAGGAAGAAAAGGCAGTTAAGGAACAGGAGAAAGAATAATGGAAGAAAAATTTGCAAAAGTTCAGGAAATTATCGCGGAACAGCTGGAGCTTGATCCGGCAAAGATCACCATGGAATCCTCTTTGATGGAGGATCTGGAAGCAGACTCTCTGGACGTCATTGAGCTGGTCATGGCCTTTGAGGAAGAATTCGGCGTTAAAATGCCGGACGAAGAGCTTGAAAATATTAAAACCGTTGGTGATATCGTAAACGCACTAAACTAAACAAAAGTCCCTTTGCGGACTTTTCTTTCGTTTTGGCCTGAATTTAACAGGTTTTACTTATATGAAAAGGCTGGCCGCCCGGGGGAAGGCGGCCGCCGCACTAAAAAGCGAGGTGGAAAAGAATGAAGAGAATTGAAGATCGCATTGCTTACACATTTAAGGACAAGGAACTTCTGAAGGTGGCGCTGACCCACAGCTCACATTCAGGAACGACCACGAACAATGAACGCCTGGAGTTTTTGGGGGATGCAGTATTGGAGCTGATTATCAGCGAGTATTTGTTTAAATACAACAAGCTTTCCGAGGGAAAGATGACGAAAATCCGCTCCAATATTGTATGTGCCGAATCCTTGTCCCAGGCCGCCTCTGACCTGAATCTGGGGGAATATATGCTCCTTGGCAAGGGGGAAATTGTAACCGGGGGCAGAAAACGCAAATCCAATCTGGCCAACGCCTTTGAGGCAGTGATGGGCGCGGTATTTTTAGACAGCGACTATGACACCACCAAAAAGGTCGTGCTGGGAACCCTTGAAAAAAACATCGAGCTGGCCCTGAGCGGCGGGCTCATCAAGGATTACAAAACCGAGCTTCAGGAGCAGATCCAGAAGCACAGTGACAATGCCATCGAGTATGTGCTGGAAAAATCCGAGGGGCCGGAGCACAACAAGACCTTTTTCATCGACCTGACCTTTAACGGTGTGGTCGTGAGCAAGGGGACCGGCAAGAGTAAGAAAGAAGCCGAGCAGAACGCGGCGAAAAACTATCTGTTTAAAGACAAAAAGAGTGAATAAAAAGAGGAGGTGTGCGGTTGTACCTGAAAAAACTGGCCCTGGCCGGGTTTAAATCATTTGCGGAGCCCGTAGAGCTGGAATTTTCCAAGGGGGTGTCGGCCATTGTCGGCCCCAACGGCAGCGGGAAGAGCAATATAACCGACGCGATCCGCTGGGTGCTGGGTGAACAGAGCACCAAGTCCCTGAGGGGCAAGAAGATGGAGGATGTTATCTTCTCCGGAACCGAGAAAAAGAAACCTCTCAACTACGCAGAAGTCACCCTGACCTTAGACAATACCAGCGGCTTTACCCTGGACAATCTGGACGAGATTGTCATCACCAGGCGGCTTTTCCGCTCCGGCGAGAGCGAATACCGCATGAACCAGAAAAACTGTAAGCTCAAGGATATCCATGAGCTGTTTATGGACACCGGCCTTGGCAAAAACGGGTATTCCCTTATCAGCCAGGGCGGGATTGAGAATATTATCGGCGCCAGCCCCCAGGAGCTTCGCGGCATTGTGGAGGAGGCTGTCGGCATTGTCAACTACAAGACCAAGAAGCAGGAGGCCGAGAAAAAGCTTGAGAACACCCAGAATAACCTGGAGCGCCTGAAGGACATCCTGGAAGAAATTGAAAAACAGCTGAAGCCCTTAAAGGTCCAGTCCGAAAAGGCCAAGGAGTACCTGGAGCTGCGGGAGGCCCTTAAAAAGGTCGACCTCATGGTGTTTTACCACAACATGAAGGACGCCTCAGAGCAGCTGGCCGCCTACGAGAAGCAGCTGGCCGAGGTCCGGTTCCAGATTTTTGAGATCGAGAAAAAGACCGAGGAAAAGGACCGCGCCTTCCAGAACGCCCGGGGCAATATCCGGGGCATTACCGAGCAGGCCGACGCCATGGCAGAGGCCCTGGAGCAGCTGAAAAAGCGCATTGGCGAGTGCGAGCGTGAGCTCCTCATAACCCAGGGCAAAAGCGAGAACGAGTCCGCCAACGCCGAGCGGCTTACCCAGGACCTGAACGCCCACCTGGACGAGCACGGCCGTTTCCAGGCCGAGTATGACGAGCTGACTGCCTCCCGCGACGCGGCGGCCCAGGCCTACGAGGCCGAGAACGCCGACCTGCAGAAGCTGGTGGACGAGAAAAGCCGGCACCAGGCCGAGCTGGAAGCCGAAAAGCTGAAGCAGGCCGAGGGCGTGAGCCTGAGGGAAGAACGGGAGCAGCAGCGGGCTGTGCTGAACGATACCCTGCTGGACCTGAAAACCCGACTGGCCGGCTTTACCACCAAGAAAAGCTTTCACGAGGACCAGCTGAAGCGCGTGAGCGCAGAGCAGGAGCGCAGCAGCCAGCTGCTCTCCGATACCCTGCTGGAGGCCGAACAGAACGAGCGCACCCGCGCCCGTCTGGCGGCAGAGACTGAGAGCCTCAGAAACCAGACCGAGGAGGCTGAGAAAAAAGCCCAGGGCCTGAAAAATGACTACAGCGTGCTGGAAAATAACTACAAGGTTAACCTTTCCCAGCGCGATTATCTCAAGAGCGTCCAGAAAAATTACAGCGACTACTTCCCGAGCATCCGGACCATCATGAACTCCCGGGAGCACCTGGGCGATATGATCGACAAGGTCTACGGCCCGGTCGGGGAGCTCCTGTCCATCCCTGACCGCTTTACCATGGCTGTGGACGTGGCCCTGGGGGGCAAAAGCCAGAACATTGTGGTGGAGGATGTGACCACTGCCAACCAGTGCATCAATATTTTGAAGAAACAGCGGGCAGGCCGGGCGACCTTTCTGCCCCTGGACAACCTGCGCTACGGCCGGGTAGAGGCCCGGGACCTGGAGATCCTGTCCCGCTCGCCGGGTTTTGAGGGCATCGCCTCCGAGCTGGTAGAGTACGGACCCCGGTTTAAGCGGGTCATCGAGAGCCTGCTGGGCCGCATTGTGGTGGCCGCCGATTTTAACGCCGGGCGGGCCATCCAGAAAGCCCTGTTCGGCAAATATACGGTGGTGACCCTGGAGGGCGAAATCTTTTACCCCGGCGGCGCCATCGTGGGGGGGTACACCAAGAGCGGCAAGCAGTCGCCCCTGTTTAAAAAGGCCGAGATCGAAAAGCTGGAAGCCGAGATGAAACGGCAGGACAGCGAAAAACTCAAGATCAAGGCCGCCTACCGCGAGGCCTTTAAGGCCTATGAGGCCCTGAAAGAGGCCGCCAAAAAGGCCGAGCTGCGCCTGAACAGCGTGGAGCAGGAGCACTGGAAAATCAGCCAGAACCTGGAGACCACCAAAAAGCGCATGGCCGAGAGCGACCGCATTTTTAAAAGCCTGCAGGACGATGCGGGAAGCTCGCTCGAAAATGAAAAACGCCTGCGGGAAACCGTGGCTCAGAAGGAGGCCGAGCTGGCCGCTCTGGAGGCGGAAATGGAGCAGGACGATACCGGCAGCGCCGAGTACATCGAGGTGGTCCGCGGGGCCATCGAGGGCCTGAACCGCAAAATCTCCGAGGGACGGATCAAGCTGGCCCGGGACAATGAGGGCATCCGCTCCCTGGAGCAGCAGATGGCCATGATCCACAGCCAGATCGAGACCTGCATCAGCCGTGAGAAAAAGGTCGAGAGTGAGATCCGGGCCTGCCGCGAGAGCAGCGCCCTGCACCGCACCCGCTGTGAGGTCCTGAAGGTCGAGACCGAGGAGCTGCAGGCAGCCGTGGATGAAAAGCGCGCGGCCTTAGAGAGCTTCTCCACCGAGACGCGAGAGCAGACCGCCATCAGCGAGGCCCTGGAGCAGGAGATCAAGGACCTGAACCATCAGCTCATCCTGCAGAATGAGACAAAGAACAACGCCGAGATGGCAAAGAATAAGCTGGAGATGCAGATGACCCACTGGGAAGAAAATATCTTCGAGAGCTATGACATGAACTTTGTCATGGTGGGGGACATCTACGAGGCCCTGAGCCAGGAGGACCTGGACCTGAGCCCCGAAAACCAGCGCAGCTTAAAGGGCCGCATGGCCGCCATGGGCAATGTGAACGTGGGGGCCATCGAGGAATATTTAGAGCTGAACGAGCGCTACGGCTTTATGAGCGCCCAGTACAAGGACCTGACCAAGGCCAAGGGCGAGCTGGAGCGCATTATTGACAGCCTGTACGAATCCATGGAGCGGCAGTTTGCAAAGCAGTTCGCCGAGCTCCAGAAGAAATTCACCCGGATCTTCGGCATCCTCTTTGAGGGCGGCAAGGCCCACATCGAGTATACCGACCCCGAAAACGTGCTGGAAAGCGGCATCGAGCTGGTGGCCCAGCCGCCAGGCAAGAACCTGCGCCACATTTCCCTGCTGTCAGGGGGCGAGAAATCCATGATCGCCATCGCGCTGCTGTTCTCCTTCCTGGAGCTGAACCCGTCGCCCTTCTGCGTCATCGACGAGATCGACGCCGCTCTGGACGACCATAACATCTACCGGTTCACCAGCTATTTAGAGCATATTGCCACCGACAACCAGTTTATTATCATCACCCACCGTAAGAGCACCCTGGAGGCCTGCGACGCCATATACGGCGTTTCCATGGCCAAAAACGGGATCTCCAAGCTGGTGGCGGTAAGGCTGTCGGATTATATTGAGCCGGGAGCTTAACAAAATGGAAAATTTTTGAATACCAATCGAATTGGCAAAGCCAATTCGCACCCGAATTTTCCATTTTTCATTTTTAATTTAGAAAACGAGGTGTGAAATGTCAGAACTGACCCTTTATGAGCGGATGTGCCAAAAGCTCAAAAAGACAAAAGATAGCTTTATACAGAAGGTCGAGAACGTCGTGTACTACGGCGACCTCGACGATGATTTTTTCGATGAGCTGGAGGAAACCTTTATCCTTTCCGACCTGGGCATCGAAACCGCCACCAAGATCACCGAAACCCTGCGTGAGCAGATCAAGGAGACCAAGACCAAGGCCAAGCAGGACGTCATGGATCTGCTCAGGCAGATCATGACCGAGATGGTCGAGGTGGAAAAACACCAGACCGAATTACCAGTGATCATGCTGGTGGTGGGCGTCAACGGTGTGGGCAAAACCACCACCATCGCCAAGCTGGCCCAGAAGTACAAGGACCAGGGCAAAAAGGTCATGGTGGCCGCGGCCGATACCTTCAGAGCCGCCGCGGCCGAACAGCTGGACGTGTGGGCCGGCCGCGTGGGCGTGGACATTATCAAGAGTGTGCAGGGGGCAGACCCCTCCTCCGTCGTCTTTGACGCCATCGGCGCCGCCCGGGCCCGGGGCGCCGATATCCTGCTCTGCGACACCGCCGGGCGCCTGCACAACAAGGTTAACCTGATGAAGGAGCTTGAAAAAATCACCCGGGTGGTCGAACGGGAGGGCCAGGGCTTTAGCGTGCATAACCTGCTGGTGCTCGACGCGACCACAGGCCAGAACGCCCTGAACCAGGCCAAAACCTTTAACGACGCCGTACACCTGGATGGCATTGTCATGACCAAAATGGACGGCACCGCCAAGGGCGGCGTGGCCATTGCCATCATCGACGAGCTCCAGGTGCCCATCGAGTATGTGGGCATCGGGGAAAAGCCCGAAGACCTCATTGATTTTGACGCCGGCGAATTTGTGCGCATGCTGTATGAGGGCGGCGGACAGAATGAAGAAATGGAAGATTAAAACTGGAAAGTGGAAAGCTAAGGTCCAAAAACCTTCCAGTTGTTTACCCTGTCAAGTTTTTTTCTTGACAAAGGCGAAAAAGGCTTGACAAGCCGATCGAAAAACCTTAAAATAGGTAAGTGCGTAAAGGGAAGAGACTTTACGCGCTGTTGAAGGTGCTTATGGAAAAGAACGTATTAGAGCGGTTACTCTTTGATTTTTACGGAGAATTGCTGACAGACAAGCAGAAAATGATCATGGATTATTATTATAACGATGATTATAATCTGGCCGAAATCGGCGATGTGGTTCATGTCACAAGGCAGGGCGTCTACGACGTGGTCAAGCGTTCTAAAGCGCAGATGCAGGCCTACGAGGACAAGCTGAAGCTGGTCGAGCGGTTTTTAAAAAGCCAGGAGCTCATCGACGGTGTGATCCTCGAGCTGGGAGCGCTTCTCGAGACCGAGCTGGTCGCAGAGCATCCGGCACTGGGCAGCGAGCTGACAGCCATCAAAGAGAAAATGAACAGAATTAGCGAAGATTATTAGGTGATATCATGATTTTTGAAGGCTTGAATGAAAAATTTCAAAACATCTTCTCAAACTTAAAACGCAAGGGCAAGCTGAGCGAAGAGGACATTAAGGCTGCCAGCCGCGAAATCAAGCTGGCGCTTTTGGAAGCCGACGTCAACTTCAAGGTTGTCAAGCAGTTCACAAAGGCCGTGAGCGAGCGCGCCGTGGGCGAGGAGGTCTTAAAATCTCTGACCCCGGGACAGCAGTTTATTAAAATCGTCAACGACGAGATGACCAAGCTGCTGGGCGGTGAGCTCCAGAAAATGGAATTTGTGGACCAGGGCATCAACATCTTTATGATGGTGGGGCTCCAGGGGGCGGGTAAAACCACCACTGCGGCCAAAATCGCGAACCTTCTGCGCAAGGAAAAGAAGTTTAAACCACTGCTGGTGGCCTGTGACGTCTACCGTCCCGCGGCCATCGACCAGTTAGAAATACTGGGCAAGGAGCTGGACATTCCCGTTTACCTGAACAAGGACGAGAAGGACCCCAGAGTCATTGCCAAAAAGGCCCTGGAATTTGCCGAGGCTGAGGGTTACAACCTGGTGATCATTGATACCGCCGGGCGCCTCCAGATCGACGAAACCCTGATGAACGAGCTGGTAGACCTCAAGGAGCTGCTCGAACCAACCGAGATCCTGCTGGTGGTCGACGGCATGACCGGTCAGGAATCCGTGAATGTGGCCGACGAATTTAACAGGCAGCTGGAAATTACCGGCGTTGTTTTAACCAAGCTGGACGGGGATACCCGTGGCGGGGCGGCACTGTCCGTCACCTACACCACCGGGAAAACCATCAAATACATCGGGACCGGCGAAAAGCTGACCGATATTGAGCTTTTCTACCCCGACCGCATGGCCAACCGGATTCTGGGCATGGGCGATGTCCTGTCACTCATTGACAAGGCACAGAATGTGTTCGACGAGGAAAAGGCTAAAGCGCTCGAGGAAAAGCTGAGAAGTCAGGAATTTGACCTCAACGATTTTCTGGACCAGATGCAGCAGCTCCAGGAGCTGGGCTCCATCGGTGATCTGATGGAAATGATGCCCGGGGTCAACAAAAAAATGCTGAAGGGCATGAACATGGACGCCGCCGAGGGACAGACCAAACAGACCGAGGCCATTATTCGTTCCATGACGCCCGAGGAAAGGCTGAAGCCCGGAATCATTAACGGCAGCCGCAGGAAGCGCATCGCGCTCGGCAGCGGCACCACCGTCTCCGACGTCAACCGGATGCTCAAAGGCTTTGAGCAGACCAAAAAGATGATGAAGCAGATGGGCGCCATGCAGGGCAAGGCCAAAAAAGGACGGTTCAAGCTACCGTTTATGTAAGCTTTTATTATAAATTAATTTAGCAATTTCACAGAAAGGGGGAAATAAAATGGCAGTTAAAATCAGATTAAAAAGAATGGGTAAAAAGAAAAAACCTTTCTATAGAGTCGTTGTTGCGGACATCCGCGCACCAAGAGATGGTAAATTCATCGAAGAAGTAGGTTTCTACAATCCATGCGTAGAACCCGCAGAATTAAAGCTGAACGCTGAAGCCATCAAAGGCTGGTTAGCCAACGGCGCAAAACCGACCGACACTGTTCAGGCATTACTGAAAAAAGAAAATATTATTGGATAGTCCAGGAGAGTGGTAATGAAAAAGCTTGTAGAAATCATTGCTAAAGCGCTGGTCGATCATCCGGACGCAGTCGTCGTCAACGAAATTGACAAGGAACAGAGCATTGTTCTGGAACTCAAGGTCGCCGACGAGGACATGGGTAAGGTGATTGGCAAGCAGGGCCGCATTGCCAAGGCAATCCGTACGGTTCTCAAAGCAGCGGCTACAAAAGACGATAAACGCGTTGTACTGGAAATTGTTCAATAGACATGGAAAAAACGGGATTGTTCAAAAGCGAACGATCCCTTTTTTGATACCAAGGGTCCAAAAGGGCCTGTGTTTCA
The DNA window shown above is from Eubacterium limosum and carries:
- the smc gene encoding chromosome segregation protein SMC: MYLKKLALAGFKSFAEPVELEFSKGVSAIVGPNGSGKSNITDAIRWVLGEQSTKSLRGKKMEDVIFSGTEKKKPLNYAEVTLTLDNTSGFTLDNLDEIVITRRLFRSGESEYRMNQKNCKLKDIHELFMDTGLGKNGYSLISQGGIENIIGASPQELRGIVEEAVGIVNYKTKKQEAEKKLENTQNNLERLKDILEEIEKQLKPLKVQSEKAKEYLELREALKKVDLMVFYHNMKDASEQLAAYEKQLAEVRFQIFEIEKKTEEKDRAFQNARGNIRGITEQADAMAEALEQLKKRIGECERELLITQGKSENESANAERLTQDLNAHLDEHGRFQAEYDELTASRDAAAQAYEAENADLQKLVDEKSRHQAELEAEKLKQAEGVSLREEREQQRAVLNDTLLDLKTRLAGFTTKKSFHEDQLKRVSAEQERSSQLLSDTLLEAEQNERTRARLAAETESLRNQTEEAEKKAQGLKNDYSVLENNYKVNLSQRDYLKSVQKNYSDYFPSIRTIMNSREHLGDMIDKVYGPVGELLSIPDRFTMAVDVALGGKSQNIVVEDVTTANQCINILKKQRAGRATFLPLDNLRYGRVEARDLEILSRSPGFEGIASELVEYGPRFKRVIESLLGRIVVAADFNAGRAIQKALFGKYTVVTLEGEIFYPGGAIVGGYTKSGKQSPLFKKAEIEKLEAEMKRQDSEKLKIKAAYREAFKAYEALKEAAKKAELRLNSVEQEHWKISQNLETTKKRMAESDRIFKSLQDDAGSSLENEKRLRETVAQKEAELAALEAEMEQDDTGSAEYIEVVRGAIEGLNRKISEGRIKLARDNEGIRSLEQQMAMIHSQIETCISREKKVESEIRACRESSALHRTRCEVLKVETEELQAAVDEKRAALESFSTETREQTAISEALEQEIKDLNHQLILQNETKNNAEMAKNKLEMQMTHWEENIFESYDMNFVMVGDIYEALSQEDLDLSPENQRSLKGRMAAMGNVNVGAIEEYLELNERYGFMSAQYKDLTKAKGELERIIDSLYESMERQFAKQFAELQKKFTRIFGILFEGGKAHIEYTDPENVLESGIELVAQPPGKNLRHISLLSGGEKSMIAIALLFSFLELNPSPFCVIDEIDAALDDHNIYRFTSYLEHIATDNQFIIITHRKSTLEACDAIYGVSMAKNGISKLVAVRLSDYIEPGA
- the rnc gene encoding ribonuclease III; this encodes MKRIEDRIAYTFKDKELLKVALTHSSHSGTTTNNERLEFLGDAVLELIISEYLFKYNKLSEGKMTKIRSNIVCAESLSQAASDLNLGEYMLLGKGEIVTGGRKRKSNLANAFEAVMGAVFLDSDYDTTKKVVLGTLEKNIELALSGGLIKDYKTELQEQIQKHSDNAIEYVLEKSEGPEHNKTFFIDLTFNGVVVSKGTGKSKKEAEQNAAKNYLFKDKKSE
- a CDS encoding YceD family protein yields the protein MIINVLKLLNDETLNYEFRLFQDDLKGYGDDYEGKLDENGALVKGSNKKLGATEFLMKFTLTGVIVYPCARCLTPTPVSSVFEFEDTIETDPGTETIDMVPYVEECLFINEPFKVLCDEDCKGLCPSCGANLNQEQCSCGDDSDIDPRMEALKKLL
- the plsX gene encoding phosphate acyltransferase PlsX, whose amino-acid sequence is MNIFVDAMGGDNAPVEIVKGAVDAVKEYGVALTLVGKEDIVKQELAKYTYPQDKIKVLHAQTVIGFDEEPAMAIRRKEDSSLVVALNAMKGDPDSVLISAGSTGALLSGGLLKLGRIKGIKRPALAAALPKDGGVVLLIDTGANADCKSEYLEQFAMLGHVYFESVLGKKNPKVGLVNIGSEEEKGSIMVKEAYQLLKNSDLNFVGNVEARDIPTTDVDILVCDGFTGNIVLKLLEGLSSYLMKGIKKSIMGSAKGKIGGALIKNDLKQFKKQFDSDEAGGAPFLGVKGGIIKAHGSSGAYAIKNAINQSIKFIDNDVLGKITAKLQEEKAVKEQEKE
- the ffh gene encoding signal recognition particle protein; translation: MIFEGLNEKFQNIFSNLKRKGKLSEEDIKAASREIKLALLEADVNFKVVKQFTKAVSERAVGEEVLKSLTPGQQFIKIVNDEMTKLLGGELQKMEFVDQGINIFMMVGLQGAGKTTTAAKIANLLRKEKKFKPLLVACDVYRPAAIDQLEILGKELDIPVYLNKDEKDPRVIAKKALEFAEAEGYNLVIIDTAGRLQIDETLMNELVDLKELLEPTEILLVVDGMTGQESVNVADEFNRQLEITGVVLTKLDGDTRGGAALSVTYTTGKTIKYIGTGEKLTDIELFYPDRMANRILGMGDVLSLIDKAQNVFDEEKAKALEEKLRSQEFDLNDFLDQMQQLQELGSIGDLMEMMPGVNKKMLKGMNMDAAEGQTKQTEAIIRSMTPEERLKPGIINGSRRKRIALGSGTTVSDVNRMLKGFEQTKKMMKQMGAMQGKAKKGRFKLPFM
- the rpmF gene encoding 50S ribosomal protein L32, producing MAVPKSKISKSRRDKRRTHYKLNIPGMSVCPKCGEIKLPHRVCKSCGTYKDVNVMIED
- the rpsP gene encoding 30S ribosomal protein S16 encodes the protein MAVKIRLKRMGKKKKPFYRVVVADIRAPRDGKFIEEVGFYNPCVEPAELKLNAEAIKGWLANGAKPTDTVQALLKKENIIG
- the ylxM gene encoding YlxM family DNA-binding protein gives rise to the protein MEKNVLERLLFDFYGELLTDKQKMIMDYYYNDDYNLAEIGDVVHVTRQGVYDVVKRSKAQMQAYEDKLKLVERFLKSQELIDGVILELGALLETELVAEHPALGSELTAIKEKMNRISEDY
- a CDS encoding KH domain-containing protein, which translates into the protein MKKLVEIIAKALVDHPDAVVVNEIDKEQSIVLELKVADEDMGKVIGKQGRIAKAIRTVLKAAATKDDKRVVLEIVQ
- the ftsY gene encoding signal recognition particle-docking protein FtsY, translating into MSELTLYERMCQKLKKTKDSFIQKVENVVYYGDLDDDFFDELEETFILSDLGIETATKITETLREQIKETKTKAKQDVMDLLRQIMTEMVEVEKHQTELPVIMLVVGVNGVGKTTTIAKLAQKYKDQGKKVMVAAADTFRAAAAEQLDVWAGRVGVDIIKSVQGADPSSVVFDAIGAARARGADILLCDTAGRLHNKVNLMKELEKITRVVEREGQGFSVHNLLVLDATTGQNALNQAKTFNDAVHLDGIVMTKMDGTAKGGVAIAIIDELQVPIEYVGIGEKPEDLIDFDAGEFVRMLYEGGGQNEEMED
- the acpP gene encoding acyl carrier protein; the encoded protein is MEEKFAKVQEIIAEQLELDPAKITMESSLMEDLEADSLDVIELVMAFEEEFGVKMPDEELENIKTVGDIVNALN